Proteins encoded by one window of Yersinia massiliensis:
- the carB gene encoding carbamoyl-phosphate synthase large subunit — protein MPKRTDIKSILILGAGPIVIGQACEFDYSGAQACKALREEGYRVILVNSNPATIMTDPEMADATYIEPIHWEVVRKIIEKERPDAVLPTMGGQTALNCALELERQGVLAEFGVTMIGATADAIDKAEDRRRFDIAMKKIGLDTARSGIAHNMEEALAVAADVGFPCIIRPSFTMGGTGGGIAYNREEFEEICERGLDLSPTKELLIDESLIGWKEYEMEVVRDKNDNCIIVCSIENFDAMGIHTGDSITVAPAQTLTDKEYQIMRNASMAVLREIGVETGGSNVQFSVNPKNGRLIVIEMNPRVSRSSALASKATGFPIAKIAAKLAVGYTLDELMNDITGGRTPASFEPSIDYVVTKIPRFNFEKFAGANDRLTTQMKSVGEVMAIGRTMQESLQKALRGLEVGATGFDPKVSLDDPEALTKIRRELKEAGSDRIWFIADAFRAGMSVDGIFNLTNVDRWFLVQIEELVRLEESVAECGINGLNAEFMRQLKRKGFADARLAKLVGAAESEVRKLRYKHGLHPVYKRVDTCAAEFSTDTAYMYSTYEEECESNPTSDRPKVMVLGGGPNRIGQGIEFDYCCVHASLALRDDGYETIMVNCNPETVSTDYDTSDRLYFESVTLEDVLEIVRIEKPQGVIVQYGGQTPLKLARELEAAGVPVIGTSPDAIDRAEDRERFQQAVNRLGLKQPANATVATIEQAVEKATGLGYPLVVRPSYVLGGRAMEIVYDEVDLRRYFQNAVSVSNDAPVLLDRFLDDAVEVDVDAICDGERVLIGGIMEHIEQAGVHSGDSACSLPAYTLSKEIQDVMRQQVEKLAFELCVRGLMNVQFAVKNNEVYLIEVNPRAARTVPFVSKATGMPLAKIAARVMVGQSLAEQGITEEIIPPYYSVKEVVLPFNKFPGVDPILGPEMRSTGEVMGVGRTFAEAFSKAMLGSQSGMKKSGRALLSVREGDKHRVVDLAAKLLKQGFELDATHGTAVVLGEAGINPRLVNKVHEGRPHIQDRIKNGEYTYIVNTTAGRQAIEDSKLIRRSALQYKVHYDTTLNGGFATAMALNADPTEQVISVQEMHAKIKNMKG, from the coding sequence ATGCCAAAACGTACAGATATAAAAAGCATCCTGATTCTGGGCGCAGGCCCTATCGTTATCGGCCAAGCTTGTGAATTTGACTACTCGGGTGCTCAGGCTTGTAAAGCGCTGCGCGAAGAGGGTTACCGCGTCATTCTGGTGAACTCAAACCCTGCGACCATCATGACTGACCCTGAAATGGCCGATGCAACCTATATCGAGCCGATCCACTGGGAAGTGGTACGTAAAATCATCGAAAAAGAGCGCCCAGATGCCGTTTTACCGACTATGGGTGGCCAAACAGCACTGAACTGCGCGTTGGAACTGGAACGCCAAGGTGTTCTCGCTGAGTTTGGTGTCACCATGATTGGTGCCACCGCCGATGCGATTGATAAAGCAGAAGACCGTCGCCGCTTTGATATTGCGATGAAAAAAATTGGTCTGGATACGGCGCGTTCTGGCATTGCACATAATATGGAAGAAGCGCTGGCCGTTGCGGCTGATGTGGGCTTCCCTTGTATTATCCGGCCTTCCTTTACTATGGGTGGCACCGGTGGCGGTATTGCCTATAACCGCGAAGAGTTTGAAGAGATTTGCGAGCGCGGTCTGGATTTGTCACCAACGAAAGAATTGTTGATTGATGAGTCACTGATTGGTTGGAAAGAGTATGAGATGGAAGTGGTTCGCGATAAGAACGACAACTGCATCATCGTGTGTTCAATCGAAAACTTCGATGCAATGGGTATCCATACCGGTGACTCCATTACTGTCGCGCCAGCTCAAACACTGACTGATAAAGAATACCAAATCATGCGTAATGCCTCGATGGCAGTACTGCGTGAAATCGGCGTAGAAACCGGTGGTTCTAATGTCCAGTTCTCGGTTAACCCGAAGAACGGCCGTTTGATTGTCATTGAAATGAACCCGCGTGTATCCCGCTCTTCAGCGTTGGCGTCTAAAGCGACGGGCTTCCCGATTGCTAAAATTGCCGCCAAGCTGGCGGTAGGTTATACGCTCGATGAGTTGATGAATGACATCACCGGTGGTCGCACACCAGCGTCTTTCGAGCCCTCTATTGACTACGTTGTGACCAAAATCCCACGCTTTAACTTCGAAAAATTTGCCGGTGCGAATGACCGCCTAACCACACAGATGAAATCTGTCGGTGAAGTGATGGCAATCGGTCGTACGATGCAAGAATCACTGCAAAAAGCGTTACGTGGTCTGGAAGTTGGCGCGACGGGTTTTGATCCGAAAGTTAGCTTGGATGATCCTGAAGCCTTGACCAAGATTCGTCGTGAATTGAAGGAAGCCGGTTCTGACCGTATCTGGTTCATCGCTGATGCTTTCCGTGCCGGCATGTCGGTTGATGGCATTTTTAATCTGACGAACGTGGATCGCTGGTTCTTGGTACAGATTGAAGAACTGGTTCGCCTAGAAGAAAGTGTAGCGGAGTGCGGTATCAATGGTCTGAATGCTGAGTTTATGCGCCAGTTGAAACGCAAAGGTTTCGCTGATGCTCGTTTAGCCAAATTGGTGGGTGCGGCAGAAAGTGAAGTGCGCAAACTGCGTTACAAGCACGGCCTGCATCCAGTTTACAAACGCGTCGATACCTGCGCCGCAGAGTTCTCAACTGACACGGCTTACATGTACTCAACCTACGAGGAAGAGTGCGAATCCAACCCAACCAGTGATCGTCCGAAGGTGATGGTACTGGGTGGTGGACCAAACCGTATCGGTCAAGGGATAGAGTTCGACTATTGCTGCGTACACGCTTCATTGGCGCTGCGTGACGATGGTTACGAAACCATCATGGTGAACTGTAACCCAGAAACGGTTTCGACCGACTATGACACTTCTGACCGCCTCTATTTTGAGTCAGTAACGCTAGAAGACGTATTGGAAATTGTACGTATCGAGAAGCCACAAGGCGTTATCGTGCAGTACGGTGGCCAAACACCATTGAAATTAGCACGCGAACTTGAAGCGGCTGGTGTACCTGTTATTGGTACCAGCCCTGATGCTATCGACCGTGCTGAAGACCGTGAACGTTTCCAGCAGGCAGTCAATCGTTTGGGACTTAAACAGCCAGCGAACGCCACTGTTGCCACGATTGAACAAGCGGTAGAGAAGGCGACTGGTTTGGGCTACCCGTTGGTGGTTCGTCCATCCTATGTCTTGGGTGGCCGCGCAATGGAAATCGTGTATGACGAAGTTGATTTGCGTCGTTACTTCCAAAACGCGGTCAGTGTATCGAATGATGCACCCGTGCTGCTGGATCGCTTCCTTGATGATGCTGTTGAGGTCGATGTCGATGCCATTTGTGACGGTGAGCGCGTGCTTATTGGCGGGATCATGGAGCATATTGAACAAGCGGGGGTTCACTCCGGTGACTCTGCTTGTTCACTGCCAGCCTACACGCTGAGCAAAGAAATCCAAGATGTGATGCGCCAGCAAGTCGAAAAGTTGGCCTTTGAGCTATGCGTGCGTGGCTTAATGAACGTGCAGTTTGCGGTGAAGAATAACGAGGTTTACCTGATTGAAGTAAACCCTCGTGCTGCCCGTACTGTGCCGTTTGTCTCAAAAGCGACCGGTATGCCACTGGCAAAAATTGCTGCACGCGTGATGGTCGGTCAATCACTGGCTGAGCAAGGTATCACCGAAGAAATCATTCCACCTTATTACTCAGTCAAAGAAGTGGTCTTGCCGTTCAATAAATTCCCTGGCGTTGACCCGATTTTAGGGCCAGAAATGCGCTCGACTGGTGAAGTCATGGGTGTTGGTCGTACCTTTGCTGAAGCATTCTCTAAAGCGATGTTGGGCAGTCAGTCTGGCATGAAAAAGAGTGGCCGAGCGTTATTATCAGTGCGTGAAGGTGATAAACATCGGGTGGTTGATTTGGCAGCAAAACTGCTGAAACAGGGCTTTGAACTGGATGCAACCCACGGTACCGCAGTGGTGCTGGGTGAAGCAGGGATAAATCCGCGCTTGGTCAATAAAGTGCATGAAGGTCGCCCACACATTCAGGACCGTATTAAGAATGGTGAGTACACTTACATTGTTAATACAACGGCGGGGCGTCAGGCGATTGAAGACTCCAAACTGATTCGCCGCAGTGCTTTGCAATATAAAGTGCATTACGACACGACCTTGAATGGCGGTTTTGCTACCGCGATGGCATTAAATGCAGATCCGACTGAACAGGTGATTTCAGTGCAAGAAATGCATGCCAAGATTAAGAATATGAAAGGTTAA
- a CDS encoding LysE family transporter, whose translation MLETSLFVATLATLGMLSPGPDFFLVIKNAARYRRPAAMMTALGVVLGVATHMSYCVAGLAVVITTTPWLFNLLKYAGACYLIWIGIQALLARGDSKLNIDNATQSPITLKAAFLQGYLCNLLNPKATLFFLAVFTQILQINSGVGEKLWYASIIWVLAVIWWPLLVILIQSAPVRRGLAKAQKVVDKLLGGLLIGLGIKVALS comes from the coding sequence ATGCTTGAAACTTCTTTATTCGTCGCGACTCTTGCTACCTTGGGGATGCTCTCCCCTGGGCCTGACTTTTTTTTGGTCATCAAAAATGCTGCTCGCTACCGCCGCCCTGCCGCCATGATGACCGCGCTTGGCGTCGTTTTGGGTGTCGCGACACACATGTCTTACTGCGTGGCCGGTCTGGCAGTGGTTATCACCACCACCCCTTGGCTATTTAATCTGCTGAAATATGCTGGCGCCTGCTATTTGATTTGGATTGGTATTCAAGCTCTTCTGGCGCGTGGAGACAGTAAACTCAATATCGATAACGCCACACAGTCCCCCATCACGCTGAAAGCCGCCTTCTTACAGGGATACCTTTGCAACTTATTGAATCCCAAAGCGACACTTTTCTTCCTCGCCGTTTTCACTCAAATCTTACAGATCAACTCTGGCGTGGGTGAAAAACTGTGGTACGCCTCAATCATCTGGGTATTGGCCGTTATCTGGTGGCCTCTGCTGGTGATTCTAATTCAAAGTGCACCAGTACGTCGTGGTTTAGCAAAAGCACAAAAAGTGGTCGATAAACTACTGGGTGGCCTATTGATCGGCTTAGGCATCAAAGTCGCACTAAGCTAG